Within the Vigna angularis cultivar LongXiaoDou No.4 chromosome 10, ASM1680809v1, whole genome shotgun sequence genome, the region accAAAGAATACCACACCCAGGTCATTATAGGCGAATCTTCACTGTTCCACCCCTCAAATTTTGGGTGATTTGGGAGAGAACCCCCTCCATCAATATGACTAAACCTCAAATGTCCTTAAGAAATTTTTTGAATGTATTGGCCTTTGCCCCACTATAGATAATTACAAACATATCGACCCACCACATAGTGAAAATCATTAGGATGCAACAGTCAACCATTACTGAGAAACATAGCATACCCAAAAACACAACTAAAAACAAAGTCACAAAAGTTGTAGATCGAGGACAAATTTGGAACTGAACTACTTGACACCAGCCCTTTGAATGGAATAGATGGTGTGCAACCCTATAAATGTGGTCAATGGCAAGTGGGACCTGCAGGAAGTAGGCACATGACCTAAACACTGGGAGTAGAAGTGGCCTGTTCATTTAAGTCTGCACCCACAAAACAAATATGCACTGAAAACAGTCTGCTAGTATACCCATCTTAAACAGGTCTCGTTTTTTGCAAACTGCAACCATGGTGTGCAAATCTTCTTTTCccaattaaaatgtaattactAAACATATTCAAGTGTccaaaaaattttgtttaaatccaACCAACATCCAAGATATGACAAAGCTCTCCAAGATCAAGCTCAGCTACCAAGTTGAAAAAAGATACTGTCTTTTATTAATTTGCATCACAAGAATGACATTTTTATCAGTCATCCTATTATCAAGGAACAAAATCCGTATGCatggaaaaaaagaaattgaaataagcaaaaaaaaatacagtaaaatacAGTATCTCTTTGGATCCTCCAAGATACTATGTTTAGAAGGATATTTGAACACATCCTATATATACAAGGAAACTACAACTTCTCAACAGGTAAGAGAAATATTTGCAGAGATACCTGAGGAAGCAACATCAGAAGACCATACAATGCCTTGAATAACCAAATATATCTTCCAGGTTCAAGAAGCTGCAAAACAATGACTTCAGAGCATGAGAGAAaccatttaaaacataattatccCTTACCAGAATCTCATGCAAGAGAAAATTAATCATATCAAACAGGGAGGAAATGGAAGACTTTTACACGAGGAAGAGCACATGAATAGTATAAGGTGCCTCTGTCAATAAAGGACACCTACAAAGGGATTGAGAACCATATTAAAAATTCCTATATACGATTTTATGTTTATAGAAACAACCAGGCTTTCAAATTACAACAACTgatgtattatatttttccttCCCTTAAAGGGGAACCAAACACTAAGTCAAAGGGTTCCACATCACAAAAAATGCTATATGGACAACATTGCAATTTCCATTGTGATAAGTTATTAGAGTGGCGTATAGCATGGTAAATAAACTCCAAAAATGGGATctgtaattaaaatttgataaataaaacagCAAGGCTCCTTTTGAGTATGCACCCTTTGGTATTCAATCCATAATATTTAGGAGTTACAATTACCGTATTTTATATGGAATGCTCAACATACAGGATAAACAGTGTGAGATAAATTATGAGTACTGCCCATTTAGGGAACTCATCCTAATAATATGTTAACTTTCACCTTTcaagttaaaaacaaaaacttaccGCATCAGATGTAATATTATGGATGATAAATGCCAACGCAGGTTTGATACAAACAAAAACCATTTAGTATTTGGAGTGTCATAAGATAAATGAAACCTAATGAAAAACCATCAGGTATTGGAATAacataattgtttaaattttaacaaaaaaaaaataataaacatattcCACCATTCAACAACTCCGTGTTATTAGAGATATAGAATCTATCCGTTTAGATAAGTTTAGTCAGTTGCTCAGTTTGTCAGCCAGTTGTTCTGTCTGTTATGTTATACTATGTAACTGATACTTGTACTCTCAGTTTACCAATCTTATGAACAATTGATTCTATGTCTGCATTCTCTCCTCTATCTGAAACTTTTCTCAGTTTCTATTACATATCTATCATATTTTACCAGATCAAGtacaaaatatatgttattcCAAGAATTAAAAGATACAAAATATACGAAACATGCATTGAATGTATTGAATATGCACCTGCAATCGAAGATAGGCAAAGATAGGAGTTTCCATCAAGCGGATCAATTTATCCAGTTGGACCAAAAGTTTGACATTAATATCCTCCTCCACCAGTGACTGAATCACAGTACTGGCATGTTGGTAGGTCTGTTCAGGAAGacaacttttattttactaaaatgttATATAGTATCAACAAAAAGAAACTGTTTACAATGAGTGTGTGAGGCACTTGTGCATTTgctagagaaagaaagaaacttgGAGGGCATATAATCAGAATCTCATTAGAGAGACCTACCTGAGCTAAAAAGCATAGACTTATAATTGCCATTGGAGAATGACACCAGGAGGCATACAGAGCATCATATAGGTCCTTCCCGGAAGGAGTTACAAGTGATTGCTTCAAAAGATCTCGAATCTCAGATAATTCTGATGATGTAAGTAAGATCAAATTCAAAGCCTGAAATATTTTAGAAAGGGGAAAAATAAATGCAGATGAATACTGCTTCATTACATGGGACAGTTTACCTTCAGactaaagaaaaggaaaaagaaatacaGTGGAACAGAAAAGGAAACAagcaacaaaaattaataatattgaaaatagCATCCAAAAACTGTTCATCCCAACACCATCTAGGAAGTTAACCTTAACATAAGTTATTAACTTCAATTCCATAAAATAGATTGAAGCCAACATTGCacatttttggaaaaaaataaaacaaaaacattttccaGCCAAATAGCATAAGCTTTGATCTTTGAAATCTCAAGATTAAAATTCCATTACAAaacaatgttattttaaaaagtaaaatccATCCATTTAGTACTCCAAAGTTATGAGTCAccatattacttttttttaaatttgggtCAGTAATTCAGTCactaaaaatcaaaattaccaaaatattaGACCTCAACATTTTGTTGTCAATTTAGAGCTTCAAAGATCTAATCTATCACCCAACTAATCCCATGAGATCTAAAATGTCATCATATTGGTCATTATGGAGGACTAAAGTGGTTCAAAACAAGAATATTAAAGGAAAAAACTAAAGCGTCACCATATCAGTCTTTATGGATGATTAAAGCAGGGTTAAAAAAATATCTGAGGGATTGAGTAACAACTTGAAGTTTTGGGGATTAATTTTGCAACCAAGAAAATCCTTTAGAAacttatctgatttgttgaagGTTTACTATGGTAACAGACAACTTTGGAGGATCAAATTAAGGGTATTGTCTATTAAGCATGAATGCTCAGTAAATCCACATTTTCCATCAGTGAGATGTGTAAGACTGAATAAAATCAAACGAATTTcacaataaaaacaaagaaaatacacTGCAGGTAGTGTTTAGCACTTGGAAAAGTCACAAACCTGAACCATAATTGATGCAAATTCCAAATCAGATTCTCCTTCTAATATTGCAGAAAGTTCCCGGTAGACTCTCTCAGCATTCAAAAGAACACAAAGGCGACGAATTATCAAAGCACCTCGCCtggaatttataatataaaattacaaaatttaatgaatGAAAAAGTGGATATTAGTAGTAAGAACGTATTTTAGGAAATTATAACTAGAATTCAtaggataaaagaaaatagcTTACTTCTCCAAAAGGGAATTATCTAGTTGGAAACTGTGCACTAGAAAAGCAACAAGCTGCCGGAAATGGAGGGGATCTCTTGCAATGCATGCATGAACATCAAGAACTAGAAGCACAACCTATTTAATATTACCGAAGTGAAATGAATCAAGGACAATTCAAGTGAATTATTAATTTCCCAAATTACACAAATAACATTCAAGGTAAAGTCTAAagttacaacttttttttatccagTCAAAACTCAAGCAATCTTTTaaagatcaaacaaaagatagaaagaacCTGACAATGTTCAAACTATTGGTCAGATCAACTCCAAGTAATTACTCAATTGGTTTAACCACAAATTTGCGGTTAGATCATGATCAAACTATGGTTGAACTAGATAATATTCAAACCATACACATAGCTGATTCGATCTCAACCAGTTTAACTGGAtgatttgataaaaaatttaaaatattgtttaacaGTCAAGACAGCACATActagatatttatatatacagcCTTCCGAGGAAAACCAAGTATACACTTTATTTTAACGcacaattttttcaattaaaaaaaatcacttcaaAGTATTTGTAAGGACATCTTGCTAGAAGTTACTGCTCCTAATCAGCAATTATGCAGCAGAGTTGTAACTGACAAGCTTCCCatatgaaaaagtgaaaaataaaatttgaattttaaagcaacAGTGTTTTGCACTCATCCTTCTGATGTtctccaattttattttataatcatcCACATTCTCTCTTTCTAGAAAAATGTATATCTTAGACAAATGATGATACACAATGGCCTAGTACTAGACATGAGAACCATTGGAGGATGGAAAGGGAAAGGGCAACTGCCAGCTTTTAATCATTATCTAGGTAACTGAAGCATTACCAAACATCATGTTTTCCCATTATAATATGGCTTGCAGTGCCATATGATAATTTACTCCTTCCTCCAGTAGGGTATGTGCTGAATGGTCTTGTTCTGAGAATGTACTGTGATGAGAAGCTAAAAAGGGATTTGAAGTCTCCCCaaccaaaaaaagaaaactgcTCAATCTCTTTTGTCTGAGTAAGATAGAATGAACCCCCTGTGATTTTCTCAAATTACACTTTCACCTCCTGCTTTTTTCACCATTACAATGACCTCCCTTATTAGGGGTTGCAACAGTATGATTCTAAAACTTAAGGAGGTGCGTGTATAATGCAAAAGGGAGAgaaatataattgtttaaaacaaAGGGGATACTTTtgtagattttaaaaataaaaactaggATCTCAGTTTAATTTGAGAAAATCTCAAAGGATGCCAATATAATTTACTCTAGAACAAATTGTAATGTTTTGACCCGTAAATAATACTCTCCTCAGCCCTTAATATGAATAAAGAACAAATACTTAATCCATCAAGAATAACGAAATTGGTTTAGTTAATTTACTCTAAAAATGCACACAACTAAATGGTTTTAAGTAGTCGTCATAATTACTAACACTATACATAACTTGAGATATAATTTCTCCCATCAATGAATACATCCACTTGcataggtttagggtttagggaaAGACTTGGTGTTTTACTAATAGAGCTCACAATAAATTAGGGATATAAAAGGAGTTTAACTATTAATACACCTGAAAGTGAGTCTATTTTCTTACAATTGGGACCAAAAATGCACTATTTTGTTTCTTATGTATATAAAGGGCTTGAGAGATCATTAGAGAACAGAAATCCTAGGTCACACCACACACCTGAGTTAGGGTGGTTAGCAACTTAGCATCTCAACTAATTGTGATTGTTCAAGTTGAAATGATATATGCACACTATAACTTATCTATGTTGGTTAACACTATAAAGGTACAGTTAGAAACACAACTTCATTAGACATTTTCACAAAGATTACAAGAAATCAATTTTATGAtttgatgaaaaagaaatagaaacaaaaaagtTATCACCAGGACGCTACCTTATCAGAAGAATCTGAAAGTGCTTTGAGTAGGGTATCAAATATGTCATTCAGAAATATCAAAACCTGATTCAGATAACGAAAGCCAATAGTGAGCACAGACATAACAgaataacacaattaaaaacatttcacacaaattgaaaaagtaataattCAAAAAGGGAGATGTCAATGAGGAATATTTTTTACACGAACAGGAAAAGATTGTGAAACTAGAAGGCTCAGGTACTGCAAGGGACATACATGGACAAGGATACAACACAAAATGGagacaaaattttataaaaacaatgcAGGTCATGGCAATATATAATATGCATAAAATTAGCAGTTTTTGTTGGCATCAGTCCTTATAACTGATTTCAGCAATTACAGGTGGATGGTTTCTCTTTGgaggaaaataatttttaatttagtatatctactataaaaaatattttattgtccAACAAACAACTTTCCATCTGCAATTGCTTCAAATTAGCAAAGGGATAAGGTTAACAAAACCATAAacgtaattaaaattaacataaaataaaattcttaacACAAGAGGATTTATTCTAAAAATGAACTTGAATTATtctaaacataattaattaactgTTACAATTTATCTTAATATTGTAGTATTTCAATTTCTATTGGTATAAAAGTTGTAAAAACTAAAAGTGATAAGAGTTGTAAAATGCAGGTAAAGATGTTTTGAGTCTCCATGCCATGCCCAACATGATTACACGTTTGAAAAATGGATAATATATCATGGCCAATATTTAGATGTATAGTGCTTTCATAACACCAAAAAATAAGTTCGCCTCATACGTATTTGTGTGTTGTTGtgcaataagaaaaaatatgtcAAGTGTCCAACACAAATACATGTTTGACGCACGGACAACACAACATAGCTACTATTTAGAACTATCATGCTTTCACAGCCCAAAAAATAAGTTGGTACTTGTGTTTTTTGAGTGATTGCTgtagttataaaaataagaaactgatccaatataatcaagaatatctTGATTATACATGTATTACTGATTcctttttatcaaatataaataaagcccTCGTGCTATCTTGTGATACAGTCTTAGCTCTATGTTTCTCTGTTTCTTAGAGTTTAAGAGtgataaacaaagaaaaaagtgagAGTGCCATAAATGGGATGTAAGATGTGCGGCAAGGCCCTCTAGACCCTAAACCCTAATAATGGTACAAGACATAAACAACACAATGTTTCTAAAGATTCCTGAAATATCCAAACAGGTGTGGAATTGAGATCTATAACAAAGATTCCAAATAAGCATATTAAGAGACTAGATTCATTCCATATAATAATAGTATCctcaaaatataacaataaaagcTGAATTCAATCAAATCACCTCACTACGGTGTCTGGATAAAAGGGTCGACATCCAGTGCAAAGCTTCAATTCGAGTAGCCTCCCATTCACTAGATAGTTGCCTAACCAGTCAAATCATTTCCAAAATCATTCTCCGGAATAAACAGAGCAAAATAGAGTCGGCTAAACTAAACAGGCCCTCAATCATAATTGAAAAGCAGCAATTTTCAGAAAAAACTACACCTCCTAGCAATGGACAGGATTGCTCCTACATCAAATGTGTCAGCTGGATCAGCCTTGATTCCACGTAGCTCTTCATTGGTTTCACGAGCAACCTTATACATAAGCCACAAAAGAGTTCTAAATCCTTGCTTTCCAATGCAGGCAACACCAAAATTAAACATCATACAAAACAGAgaataaaaaaggtaaattaccaaaaaaaaatggtaaagaCAGGGAAAGAGTGAAAACTCCAGTAAGCCTACCACtctaattttctcttctttatcaGATATGCACGGCAAAATGGCTCCAAGAATGTCAGCATAATATGGAACAAGCTGATCTCCACCAAGTTTAACAAACTCATTTATCTGTTAAAACAAGAAAGCACAGtttaaggaaaataataatgaaCAACAATTCATAATAACTTTGACAAGATGTCAACACTAAACAAAAGTTTGATTACAATAAAAACTTGTTAAACAAGCCAAAACATTGCAACACAACTCACCCACGTGATAGCTGTTAACCTAGTAAATTCATCTGGAGAACCTGCCCTTTGTACCAGTATTTCAGCCATTCGACCATAATCTACAGACTTTAAGAGTACCACTGCTTGAGTCAGAAAATgacaaataaacaaaacatgttGCTTTTGTTTCAATATATTAGGTGAAAATGGTGCACACTTGTACAACACAGGAAGAAGTGAGCAAATAGATGAAACCTAAAAAATGCAAGGATGGGGAAAGACAATCAACATGAATGAAACCTAAACAATGGAAAACATATAAAAGCAGAAAATGGCAGTAGTAAACCCTAACCAGGAAACTAAAAGCAGAAAAACAGGGCCCAAAGCAAAGAATTGCGATCTGAATATATtcaaatgaaaaggaaaaaagataCATTGTCAGAAGCCTTACTGGTGAATTTTTAATCTCTTGAAGAAACTCCGAAAGAGCTGAATCAGCCTGCTGACGTATTTCATGACTTGAATCACTCAGCATATTAAACAAACCTGAGATGTTGATGAAGATTAACTAGTTTACATGGAGTTTGTCAAgagaataaaaatgtaaaaaatgattCTTCAACCAATACACTTACCATCAAGAAAATCAGGAAGAAAGCCCAGCATGTCAATATCTGGGACACTGTCCAAGACAGTAATCCATCCAACCAAAAACTGACGAACATATGGATTCAAAACATTCATGCGCTCCCTCAGCAATGGTATAAATTCTTCAATACTGATAATCAGGAGATTAAAATGGGGGAGCATGAAGCATTACAAATCAGTCAGAAATCTAGGTATTCATGGCTCTTTCGAAATTTAAAACCCAACAGGATACAGTCGTGCAGAAAAACATACAGCACAGATGTAAGATGTGCACCTGAACTGATCACTTTCAGTCACAATATCCTGTTTGAATAAAGTAGCATTTAATCATTAGTTGATCAAAAGGAACAGTAATTCAAATCATTATTAGATCAATAATACATATTCAGAAAACATATGATATGCACAGCTATGCACTCGAGTAAATATGCCAAAGGATTGTTCAAGTTCAGGAGAAGTTTATTATACCTTTACAAGTCGGTCTAAGAGATGTGCAGCACTTTGTACATTGGCATCTGAGTCTGCAGAAAGCTTGCATAAGGCATCAAAGATCTGGTtgaagaatataataaaatctcCTCTCACAACCTAGCATCAAAACGTGATGACATTGGAGAATTGTACATTAGAGTATTGACGGTTTATATAGGTAAGCAGAATTGATCCCCACCTTTGCTATGTTGTATAATGCTTCACAAGCATAATAACGAACTCTGCTATCTTGATCGGCAAAGGAATTCAATACAGGAGGTACAATTAGCTGTCAAAAATGTATACACACATCAATTTCATCATTCTAgtttaaataataacttttgGTTTATTAAACCTCATCCTAAAATTTTGACCCATGGGAAGATCAGCTTAACCATAAAAAAGAGAACTAGCATTCAAAAGTAATTAGGATGTTTCATGTCAATAACTACAGTGAAGCTACACCTATTATATTTCATTCAGTGGCATGCTTGAAATTGCAGTTTCATAGTGCTGCGGTTTTCAAAGTGCCTAGTGCTACAGATGCTAGAAAAATCCCGACTAAAGAATGTTTAAAACTACTGCAAAAGGTCATCATATCTGCTTATGAATTACAGGACAAATAGTTTTGCTGAATATTATTGCATATATCCAAAATTACTGATATAGATATACATCTAAAATGTAAACACCTTCGAAGCTGAAAAGTTACTAACTTTATGCCATATATAGCAAATTTGAAAACGGTATCCCCTAGAGAGCTTCTGATTCATAGGTCTGAACTGATGAAAATACATACAGTTCTGACATAACTTATCAAGTCAAAGTAAGTAACAagtatcttatttttatttcaaccaTTGGCAGAAAATAAAACCATTACCTTTTAATAAATTACCCATACCCATAATACcaagataaaatcaaattaatccaAAATTAAAGAGCATCAAAAGGTTATTTGAGAAATCCTTAATCCCATGTAACAGGAAATTAATCCCAACCAGTGAACAGTACCAAGCTTCTAAGGTACACCACCCAAAATGAAATTTGAGTAATTTAATATGACAAAAATAGCAAGTGATGGGCATCCCCTTACCTCGAGATGCTGAACAGCTTCAATTGTCAACCCAACAGTGGCAGCAGCTAAGCTTATCAACCCTCccttcaataaattaaatttaaaaaaaaatgctcaAGTTATTAAATTCAAGCTAGAATTAACccaaattaaagattaaaaaaacataattagcACTACCTTACGGTGATTTGCCTGGGGCGAACAAGTGAATTCAGTAGTCAACAAACTGATCACAGCAACTATCCTATCATGATCCCCAGCAGAAGCAAGCTGCTTCACTATCCCCTCAacctataataataatagtaatatcaCAAAACCTTTAAAATCATCAATGTACTCAAAACTTACCAAATTGAAAACAGGAgggaaaaaaaagaacaaaagtcacgatttttttttaacagaaaACAACCTCCAGTGCTGCATTCTTGCGCTTCTCGTAGAGCTTGTCGGCGAGGTTACGAAGCACGGCGGGCGGAATCACCGAGAGAGCTTCGGCCATGGCAACACCTTCGCAATCGAAATTCGAAGAACAATTTGAGAATCAAATTCGTTTGCGGATCTTCTCCTGCTCCAATCTGAACA harbors:
- the LOC108335967 gene encoding protein VAC14 homolog isoform X1, whose product is MAEALSVIPPAVLRNLADKLYEKRKNAALEVEGIVKQLASAGDHDRIVAVISLLTTEFTCSPQANHRKGGLISLAAATVGLTIEAVQHLELIVPPVLNSFADQDSRVRYYACEALYNIAKVVRGDFIIFFNQIFDALCKLSADSDANVQSAAHLLDRLVKDIVTESDQFSIEEFIPLLRERMNVLNPYVRQFLVGWITVLDSVPDIDMLGFLPDFLDGLFNMLSDSSHEIRQQADSALSEFLQEIKNSPSVDYGRMAEILVQRAGSPDEFTRLTAITWINEFVKLGGDQLVPYYADILGAILPCISDKEEKIRVVARETNEELRGIKADPADTFDVGAILSIARRQLSSEWEATRIEALHWMSTLLSRHRSEVLIFLNDIFDTLLKALSDSSDKVVLLVLDVHACIARDPLHFRQLVAFLVHSFQLDNSLLEKRGALIIRRLCVLLNAERVYRELSAILEGESDLEFASIMVQALNLILLTSSELSEIRDLLKQSLVTPSGKDLYDALYASWCHSPMAIISLCFLAQTYQHASTVIQSLVEEDINVKLLVQLDKLIRLMETPIFAYLRLQVSFIDRGTLYYSCALPRLLEPGRYIWLFKALYGLLMLLPQQSAAFKILKTRLKAVPSYSNSGEQLKRTSSGDPYQFHSVPDGFRTIEDGVVVAEDGGSSRNGINFAARLQQFQQMQRQHRVLAKTRAKSRNISTSSTKEPKREEEPIRAQSVERNVPSRSFKRGLGKLRL
- the LOC108335967 gene encoding protein VAC14 homolog isoform X2; protein product: MAEALSVIPPAVLRNLADKLYEKRKNAALEVEGIVKQLASAGDHDRIVAVISLLTTEFTCSPQANHRKGGLISLAAATVGLTIEAVQHLELIVPPVLNSFADQDSRVRYYACEALYNIAKVVRGDFIIFFNQIFDALCKLSADSDANVQSAAHLLDRLVKDIVTESDQFSIEEFIPLLRERMNVLNPYVRQFLVGWITVLDSVPDIDMLGFLPDFLDGLFNMLSDSSHEIRQQADSALSEFLQEIKNSPSVDYGRMAEILVQRAGSPDEFTRLTAITWINEFVKLGGDQLVPYYADILGAILPCISDKEEKIRVVARETNEELRGIKADPADTFDVGAILSIARRQLSSEWEATRIEALHWMSTLLSRHRSEVLIFLNDIFDTLLKALSDSSDKVVLLVLDVHACIARDPLHFRQLVAFLVHSFQLDNSLLEKRGALIIRRLCVLLNAERVYRELSAILEGESDLEFASIMVQALNLILLTSSELSEIRDLLKQSLVTPSGKDLYDALYASWCHSPMAIISLCFLAQTYQHASTVIQSLVEEDINVKLLVQLDKLIRLMETPIFAYLRLQLLEPGRYIWLFKALYGLLMLLPQQSAAFKILKTRLKAVPSYSNSGEQLKRTSSGDPYQFHSVPDGFRTIEDGVVVAEDGGSSRNGINFAARLQQFQQMQRQHRVLAKTRAKSRNISTSSTKEPKREEEPIRAQSVERNVPSRSFKRGLGKLRL